The Eulemur rufifrons isolate Redbay chromosome 12, OSU_ERuf_1, whole genome shotgun sequence DNA window aactaaaaatatacagaaaaaaattagctgggcatggtggcgcatgcctgtagtcccagctattcgggaggctgaggcaggaggattgcttgagcccgggagtttgaggttgctgtgagctaggctgacgccacggcactctagcctgggcaacagagtgagactctatctcaaaaaaaaaaagaaagaaaaagagaaagaaatacagtgggacagaggaacatgttaaatgaTATCATGGGCATGAAATCAGCAAATTTCAGTCTGTGGGAAACCTGATAAGACAAAAGACCCAgttcttcaattttaaaaaaaaattgcaagaaaaaaataaaagatgaaggaggaaactatagattaaaagaaacataaaagacaaaataattgttCTATCTATATTTGTATAAGAAATCACCCCAAAATTAGTGTCTTAAAACAGCAGCAACATTTAATTTGCTCATGAATGTGTAATTTGGGAAGGATCAGCAGGGACAATTCATCTCTGTCCCACTCGGTGAGCTGGGAGGGGCTTGAAGGCTGGGGCCAGACATAATCAGGTGTCTACAGTGGATGCCGCTGTCAGCTGGGAcctcctctggggctggggccagaaTACACACACATGGGCTCTCTGTGAGGCATCTTTGCTCACAAAGGAAGAGCAAGAGAATTGAGAGAGAGAGCATGCCAGGAGAAGCTATACCACCTTTTATGACTTAGCTGCAGAAGTCACACAGAATTACCTCTGCTATACCTTATTTATTAGAAATTCCACTAAGGCAAGGAGAATTAAATTTTACCTTCAGGGGCctggcacaatggctcatgcctataatcccttGGAATATGCAGGGTTTGGGCAACCAAGTCTTCTTGGGTCAACCCTTTACTGAAATACTCATTCGCAATTTTTTTtcgagatagggtctccctctgttgccagggctagagtgccagggcatcagcctagctcacagcaacctcaaactcctacactatgcaatcctcctggcttagccccctgagtagatgggactacaggcatgtagcaccacgcccagctaatttttctgttttttcagtaGAAGCAggttcttgctcttcctcaggctggtctcgaactcttgacctcaagtgatcctccctcctcagcctcccagagagctaggattataggtgtgagccatgcGCCCAGCCACCTTTACACCTCTTATCACTTAGGTAATTCCAAGAGATTTAGGAGCCTGCACCAGGAAGAACTGgacagagaccaaatatatatttcttattataactCACAATATCACAATGATAAAAATGTAGATAACAATACAAGGTGACATGTAAAAAGTGCTAATGAGTGGGCTGGGCCAAGTGGCtcccgcctataatcctagcactctgggaggccgaggcaggatgatcacttgaggtcaggagttcgagaccagcctgagcaagagcgagaccccatctctactaaaaatagaaaaaattagccaagagtggttgtgcacacctgtagtcccagctacttgggaggctgaggcaggaggatcggagtttgaggttgcagtgagttgtgatgacaccactgcactccagcctaggtgacaaagcaagatcctgtctcaaaaaaaaattaatttgtaaaattaaaaatataaaatatagccaGTCAGTCAGCAGCACAGGTGACAACCTGGGCTTGGGACTAGCATTGAAAtagggacagtcttgtgggactgagcccttaattTTGGGGATTTGACACTAACTCCAGGAAGTTAGTGTCAGAATTTATTGAACTGtgggacacccagctggtgtccccTGGAGAACTGAATTGAGTTGTGGGAAAACCCCACACACCTGGCGTCAGAATTGCGAGTCGCAGTAGAGAGGGAAGAGCGAGTGTTTCCTTCCCCCCTACCAGTTGTGTCTCCGCAGCAGGGGTGGAGGCACCGCTGGGGCAGCAGGAGTGTCTTATGCCTCTCGGTTGACAGCGTTCCACGTATTAGCAGATACcccacaaatatttgttttctattcttgtgccagtgaCACTTGCTCAGGTTGCTCTCTGCTCTAGGATGTCCTTCCACGTCCCTTCCAGCTCTTATCCCAATCCCGGCCATCCAGCAACGTCCGAATCAAGTCCTACCTCCTCCTACCTTTCCCAAGCTATTCTGGCCCACTTTGAGCTATTTCTTGTCTACATTCCTGAAACATTTCTGACTACATAATCCATTGTGAATTTTATCACATTAGGTCTTGAAATGTTACTTAATTGTTTCAATGTGACTTAAGGCTTGTCTCCCAGCGAGACTATAAGTATCTGGGGAAAAAGGACTGGACTGGACTGGTTTTGAACTCCCTTCCATGCCCAGTTCAGGGCCTTAACgtagtacatgctcaataaacatgACACGGCCAATAAAGGTAGACGCTGCCTCCTTCTATGGgcgtttttttctctttctctttactgAGGCCAGACCATGGCTTCATAATAAATGGAAAGAGTGTTTTGTAAAGAAATGAATTGTAGCAATGAATAATCAAAACAGGATTTTCACAAAGACTAAAACTTTTATTCCaatcagggttttttttctttcggAAGACTGTTCTCCTGACCCCTTGTGAAGAAGACAGCTTCGCTGATGCCCTGGGTGATATAATCTATGTTGCTGGCATTGATACAGGTGAAGTTAATCCGGCCATTCTTGGGGAGGTAGATGTGCTTCTTCTTGACCATGTATTCCACCTGTTGGGCTGTGATCATCCCAGGGTCTCAGGTCCTGGGACGGCCTCCTCTGATTCCCCTCCAGCCCAGGCAGGTTTGTGAGGGACGGGGAGTGTCAGCACTTCAGGGGGTTCAGAAgggtttttctttaaaacagaggAAATAAGCAAAACCTGGAGCTAAGCTTAGGGTTGATCCCTAGTCGGAGAAGTCAAGGGTCAGACACTTACAGGTGAGCCCAAGGTAGCCATGGGTGCCGTTGTGCTCGGTGATGTGATCCCAGGAGCCAGGGGTTCCCAGGAGCCGGAGCTTCTCCTTCACCTTCTCCTTGGTGAGCATGATGTTCTCCACAACTTCCTTTAGACTCTGCTTCCTACGaagaaggacagaaagaaatgAGGGTGCAGGGTGCCCCTGCTCTCACACCTCCCTCACTGCCGCCCTACCCTTGTCAGCTTTGGAGGCTCCCAGCAGAGTGCCTGCTGGCACCCAGTGGAACCCAGGCTCTGGGATGGTTGTGAGTGGGAGGGAGGTTTGATCCCTATTGAGTAAAGCCAGCCAAGCAGGCTCCCAGGCAGCTTGTACCGGAGTAGCAGCCCCTACGCTTTCTAGCCTCCTCCCGCAATCTGGAAGAGTTCAGATCACTCACTGGCCTGTGTCCAAAACCAACGTCCCATCACTCTTGCCCCCAGGGTAGAGCAACCCTTGGCATGGCCACTGCCACTGGGACACAGTAGGTCCTCAGCAAATGTGGATGAATGAATCCATGACTGAATGGAGCGGAGGCTACGTGGGCGGGTAGAGAAGCGCCCAGCTGAATCCCGCCAATCAGCAAGTTGGCGGGAGTCCAGGGACTCTGCCCCTCCCGTCCTGTGCCAGCCTTCACCCTCACCATTCTTCCAGCAGAGCACAGTTGCAGAGGATGGAGGTGATGATGCGGGCACCCCTGGTGGGAGGGTTTAGCCACAGGGCCTGGGCGAAACTCATCAGCTGGGAGAGGACGCACAGCAGGTGCTGGTTGTTGAGTGCCACCACCACTAGGATGCTCACTCCTTCATCTGCAGCATTGGGGAcacggcctcagcctcctcctcctcctcctccattacCAGGGCCTCCTTCACCTGGACCGCTACCTCCAACCTTACAGGAGAGGGCATTGAACTGGGGGCCTCACCCCGTCCCAGCCGGGGCAGCCCCAGGAAGCTGCCAGAGGCTCTTCTTCCAGAAAACGTACCCATAAGTAAGAGTCTTGAAGAAGGAACCAAAAAGGTCACTAAATCCTACTCTCTCAccctttatttttagagacagggtctcactatgttctacgtccccaggctggccttgaactcctcaagggatcctcccacctcaccctcccaactgcaggtgcacgccaccctgcccagctccctcTCACTTTATACttggggaaacagaggcccaaGGGGTGGCACAATTTAAGCAGAGTTGGTTTGGTGGCTAATTTTGGTTAGAGAACCCAGCTCCTAGCTCAGTGCTCCTCCTCCTACGCTGTGCTCTCTTTGGGGCCCTCAGCTCCCTCCAGAAGCTAAGAGACATCAAAAGCGTCATCTGGGCCTGGCCGTGGACCGCCTCCCTTCTCCATCTGCCCATACCATACCATAAATGCCAAAACTCCTGGACAGAGACTGGCTGCAGAAGAACTCAAAACCTCCAGACGCAAAGTAGCGTAAGATTCTAGTGTCTTCTTCCAAGTCGCCATTGTGTAAACCTTGACAGGGAATGTCAAAAAATGGGAATATCTGCTTGCTCTGGGGGAGAAAAGAGAACGAGAAAGGTCTGAGGCCGGTCGGAGGGAGAGTTGGCGGGAGAGGCAGGCCAgtcaggagggaggctgggcgcACCTTCAGGGCGGACATGAGCTTTGCCCACTGACTTAGCGTCAACTTGCAGTCGACAATGTTCCCAATCACAAGGACACAGCCGCGTGGGATCTGCTGCAGGTAGAGACTGTCTCATCAGGGAAACCTCCCCTGCCACGTGGTAGGGGCACTGGGGGATTTGGGGGAGACGTGCTTCTCCATGTTGGCTCCTACAAAAGGGAAACCCGAACGCAGGAAAGGCCTCGGATGACCAGAGAGGTgccagggaggaaaggaaaatcaGACTGAGGTCTGGGGAGACGACCTGAGCGGGGCCCTCTACCTCCACCACACTGAAGAGTATGTTGGGGTCCATGCACAGCTTCTTGGGGTCCCAGACGGAGCATTCATAAACCGTGAAGCCCATGTCCTGGAAGACGAGTCCATGCGGCTCTGTAGGAACAAAGCCTCCCGCAGCTGGTACACGGAAAGAGGACAGATGAGAGACGGAGACAGAGATACTGGCATGGGGGTGAGAGCCACTGGGACAACAAGAGGAAAAGGACAGCAGAGCTCGGCTTGTCTGCCATTCCTCTCATGACAGGGCTTGAGGGACAGCAGGGAAGACGGCATGTGGAGTGGGAATTAGGAACAGGGGCCGGGGCTGCCCTCGTCTTGTGTGTCACGCACCTGGCTGAGAAGAGATGATGTAGACTACATTAGCGTCCCTGCGCCAAGTTCTGAGAAACCGAGCCCCGAGCTGGAAGGCGCCATTGTCACCAACAGTGTGCACACCCCCTGCCTATCAGCAACAGACAGAAATAATGACGCTTTAGAAGAGTAATGGTAATACACCACCTTTCATTCAGATCATTCTTTTCTTGAAAGAGCTTTTAAATCCGTCGGGTGAGCTACTGGTGCAAATGGAACTGGATTTGGGTTCTGGTCCTGGTTCTGCCCTTCAAGGGCTAAAGCTGTGGACTCTCTCGGCCTCAGGTGTCCCTTTTGTCAATGCCAGGGGGCCCTCCGAGGTCCCTTAAGGCTGTGCAGACTCGAACCTCGACTCCCTGTGTTGGGGTGAAAGGGGGAGGGGCCTTCCTCTCACCCTGTTCTCCATAATGGCTGGGCTGTGTTTTCCAAAGAGGAGTTCCAAAGATGCCTGGATGAATGATTTCATGCCCATCGTGGGCAAGTACTCATAGTTCAAGGAGGGATCCTGTGAAATCTGCAGCTGGGTCTTGCGCACCACGACAGAAACCCAGGGGCAGCCTTCTCTGGTCATGCACGCTGTGAGGGAAGCCACAGAAGGAGCTCCAGATGCCAGGCCTTGGGGCCCCCGCGTCTGGGCCCTGCAGACTGCCCAAGTCTGTCCTGGGTTCCTTGGGGCTTTAGGAAAGTTGCCTATGAAAAGACAActctcctgttcttttttttcctttataaaaacaaTGTGCTATTAGTGAACGcatataatttttgtctttttttaaaagataatgcaggccaggcgcggtggctcacgcctgtaatcccagcactctgggaggccaaaggcaggtggatcgctcgaggtcaggagttccagaccagcctgagcaagagcaagagccccgtctctactaaaaatagaaagaaattatatggacaactaaaaatatatatagaaaaaattagacaggcatggtggcacatgcctgtagtcccagctactcagcaggttgaggcagtaggatcacttaagcccaggagtttgaggttgctgtgagctaggctgacgccacagcactcactctagcctgggcaacaaagcaagactctgtctcaaaaaaataaataaataaataaataaataaaaagataatggaAACCTATGCCACTTTATAGGTTAAAAATTATAGACAAAATGGGAGTTTATAGAAAGATGAAACTAAGTAAAGGTAACAGTGACTTTCACGGGGATGAGGCTGGTCGCGTATCAGAAGAGTCAGTTTGGGGAACTATTCTGGGTTCAGGaacatgaagagagagagaggggaagaggctgAAGAAAGTGGGGTGCCCGTGCAGGCCCCCAAGCATGGACCTGTAGAAGAGGGCAAAGCTCTTACCAAATCTCTGAGAGCCCCCAGaaaagggcagagggcagggaatgACCTAGGACCGTCTCTGCTCTTTTCCCCACTGGGCTATTCTTTAACAGGAAAACATCTCTCCACCTGCAGAGGCCTGGGCTGCCCCGTTCCCTCGCAGCAGGGGGACACTGTCGTCCCCGCGCAGTTACCATGATAGCTTCAGTCTTATCCCCCAGAACTGCGAGGCATCTACCTCTATAGGCCAGGAACAGCTTGTCAGGGCAATCGTCTTGTTTGTACGTCTTTAACAAGCTGCCTTCCAGCTTGTGGGCGAGGGGCACATCCATGAACACTGAAAGTGTGGGCATAACTAAGCTGAAAGCAGAGTTAAGATGATGTCCCCAGGCTTGTGTTCGTCCCCACTTCCGCCTGGACGTCCTCCTCCAAGCCTCGGCCACACAGTCCTGCCTCTTCCCAGGACCTTGGCAGCTCCAATGCAGAGACTCTGGATAACCGGTTGCCACAGCAACAGAACCTCACAAATCCCAGTCTTTGTGGTGGCCATCCTCAAGGGGACATTCCATGGTACTTGAAGACAATGCCCTGAGAgagtgggcaggaggagggggcaggggcaggggaggacaaGGAATTCCCAGGCACTTCCCCGTTTCTCTAGCCCCAAGTGGCTCAGTCCCAAACAACCAGCGGCGGCTTGGAAGACAGGGCGGGCCAGGCAGCCATGGCCAGGTGGGGCTTCCCCTGCAGAAGTGATATCCCCAGATCACACGGCAACGCAGGTCCAGGGATAAATTTTCATTGTGCAAAGTGCCCTGGatttaaaaaggaatagaaagaaagcACTGTTTTCTTCCATGGTTATTTTAGTAAAGAGTTCTATGATTAAATGCagcataggccgggcgcagtggctcacgcctgtaatcctagcactctgggaggccgaggcaggaggatcactcaaggtcaggagttcgacaccagcctgagcaaaagtgacaccccccccgtctctactaaaaatagaaagaaatgatttggccatctaaaaatatatatagagagaaaatattagccaggcatggtggcgcatgcctgtagtcccagctactcgggaggctgaggcagtaggattgcttgagcccaggagtttgaggttgctgtgagctaggcagatgccacggcactctagcccgggcaacagagtgagactctgtctcaaaaaaataaaaaaaaatgttggccaGGGCTGTGGTCTCACCTGAGGCTCAGGGTCTTCTCCAAAGGTCccatggttgttggcagaatccatttccttgtagTTGTACAAGTCATGATGGCCAGCTTCCTCTAGGCCAGCAGGAGTGTCTTCTGACTCCTGTCTCTGACTTCTAGATTCTCTTTTAAAGGGCTCAGCTGATTAAAGCCAGCCCactcaggataatctccctttttGTTAAcctaaagtcaactgattaggaaCCTTAATAACATCTTCAGCATCCCTGCCTTTCTGCCGTATATAATAATTGCAGGAGTAGCATTCCAACCCTTTGTTATATTCTACTGGTTAGACACGAGTTACAGGTCCCACCCACATTCAACAGGTAGAGACTATGCAAGGACATGGGTCATTGGAGGTCCTCTCAGAATTCTGCCCACCACAGAGTCCAAGAGCTTCTAGAGAGACCATGCCTTCTCTGAGCGGTGATTGGAGTGGATGATAAACTTAGGAGACCAGAACTCTCATTTAAAAGGCTCACAAGTGTCTCTCACTATAGGGGGTTGAATGGCACCTCCCGCCCCCCAAAAAGGATATGTCCACCTggaatctcagaatgtgaccttatttggggctgggtgcagtggctcacacctgtaatcccagcactctgggaggccaaggcaggaggatcctttgaggtcaggagttcaagaccagcctgagcaagagtgacactgcgtctctaccaaaaatagaaagattagccaggcatggtggtgcacacctgtagtcccagctacttgagaggctgaggcaggaggatcgcttgagcccaggagtttgaggttgctgtgagctatgatgacaccactgcactctagccaaggagacagagtgagaccctgtctcataaaaaagaaaaaaatatataatgtgaccttatttgcaagaaaggtctttgcagatgtaattaaggtaagGATCTCGAgaggagatcatcctggattacaGAGGGCTCCAAATCCAATGACAGGTATCTTtacaagagacagaaaggaaaagacaCACAGGGACACGGTGGAGGACGGGAAGCCATGTGAAAGCAGAGTAAAGACTGGAGTGACATGTCTATGAGCCCAGGAACGTCAAGGATTGCCAGAGCCCCCAGAAGCCAGGAAAGAGGCAGGAGACAGTCTCCTTCAGAGCCTCCGGAACAAACcagccctgttgacaccttgatttcagaactctggcctccagaactgtgcggggaaaaaatttctgttgttttaatccacCAAGATTGTGGTGATTTGTTTTGGCAACCTCGGGAACCTCACTGATAATTATCCCCATGAGAATCAACGTCAAGGAGATGGACTTGGTGGTCTCAGGTGCAGCAAGAGCTCAGACTCTACAGAGATGTCCGTTCCCATACATCAGAGGTACCCTGAGAGGTACCAGAGTATGGCAGTTTTACGGCTGGATTAACCCAAACTACATTGATCACAGAACCCAGGAGATGTCTGTGCATCTCCCTAAAGAAGGTATAGCCTTCTTTACCGTCCCTTTGCTGATGTATTTGTTTGGGTCAGctactgtaaataaataaataaggccaaAATATTATAACtgtggcttaaacaagatagaagtttatttctctttcatttaaggGTCTCAGACATAAGCAGTCCAGGGATGCAATGGTGGCCACCAGAGATCCAGACTTCTTCTATCTAGTTTTTCTGCCATCTCCAACACATGGTTGCTGTCTCATGACCTAAAGTGGCTGCTTCAGTTCTCACCATCACACCTGCATTCCTGCCCATGGGAAGAGTGGAAGTTGATGGGAAAGATATCCCCTTTCCCTTTCGCAGCAGGCCTGGAAGCAGCACGCTGGAGTTGGCTGGCACTTAGTTGTACGGCCACACCTAACTGCAAGCGAGGCTGCAAAGTGTTTTCAACCAGGAGGTCATGTGTCCAGCTGAAATTTAAGGGTCCTATTACCAAAAGAAGATGGGAAGAATGGAGAGTGGATAGCAACTTCTACTCCCAGGGGACAAAAATTACAAGGTCTGACTTTTTCATGGCCTCTCAAATCTAGACCCAGGGAGTTGGGAAGAAAGGCCCAGAAATGGAAACCCAGGAATGGAAAGACCCCCAGCATTCTCCTGGCTCATGATAGGATGAAATAGAGCCTTGAAAATGTCAGTTTGAAGCAGCAGGAATAAGAGGGAAAGGACAGGAGTAATGGTGCCCCCTCCCCGTTGTACTCTCTGTTAGGGGTTGAACTGTGTTTCCCTGaaagatatgttgaaatcttaacccccagaacttgtgaatgtgaccttatttggaaatggggtctttgcaaatgtaatcaagttaaagtgaggtcatactggattaggttGGGCCCTATCCGATGACTGatgcccttataagaagacagAAATCTGGACACAGGCAGGGGGAAAAGTTGGAGAGATATAGCTACAAGCCAAACagtgccaaggattgccagcaaccaccagagaactgggagaggcaaggaaggaatcctcccctagagccttcagagagagcaccaccctgccaacaccttcctTTTGGACTTCTAGTCCAAAGAACTATGACAGAATAAATGTTGATTACTTTAAACTATtcggtttgtggtaatttgtcatggcagccctagcaaatttatatgccctccctcccctttctggTTCCTTAGGGCTCTGTTCCCATGAACCCCTACAGTGATGGACCATAAGGTCCTGGCACCTAGAAGTGCTctctgttataaacattctacCCAACCTCAAAACTTATCTCATTGCAAATGCTGCATCAGCAATGGTGGGGTGATCCAAACCAGGACCAAAATATGGGGCACAGGCCAGCCCAGAGTCTGagcatggaaatattaatagagcAGAGGCAGAGGAGTATAGTGACAGGGACAGAAAACCAAAGGGGTTAGTTTGAGGTGGGTACAGACCTGCAGAAGAAGGACCAGGCAGGACATGCCCACAGTGACCAAAGACATGTGAATCCAAGACCCAAGCTGTCCACAGAAGAAGGGCCACCCAGGGATCAACACCAGGAGACCGGGGACTCATTCTAGCCCCAGACTCTGATGCCACCGTTTGCACTGAAGGAGCCCTTTCAGTTTGCAAACCACCTTCACACACACTATCTCTCTGGGTCTTCAAAACCAGTCGCATGAGCTACATAGAGCAATAACATAACCTCCATTTGATTCTCAGGCAAACAAAAGGccagagaggctaaataacttgctcaGTGTCACATAACTGATTATCAGCAGtgctttagagaaaagaaaatgaactttggATGCTGGTAGACCAGGTTTGAATCAACACCAGCAAGCTATCTGATCTCTATGAggctctgttttttatttgttgtcaCTATTACATATCACAGCATTTGTCGAGCACCTCTTACAGTGCTTGGCATACAgcaagtgctccataaatggtcatttccttccttcctttttacttGTGTTTCCCTCCCTGAATTCTGTGCTCTAAATTTAGCACACTGCTGCCTTTCAATGACTGAAGTCATTTTGAGTACTCATTACGCCTCTCTAGAAATCAGTTTCTTCGTCCATTTTATCAAAGGATTGGAGCAAATTTTTTCTGTGGTCTCTTCCAGCCCTGACAGCCCGGGCCTCACGGAAACTGCAGTTCTGGCTGCCGGTCTAGCGACAATACTGACGACACGCCTGCCGCGCCTCGCacggccaccagggggcgcgctGGCGCCGAAGACGcgaagccccgcccccgccccttcCACGGGGAGAAAGGACCGACAGGTTTATTGTCTGTTTATCTTACAGACCAGGAAACTGAGAGAAGCGGTTTGATTTCCTTTGATCTCAAAAAGGGACGAGCGATGCCAGACCAGATGGCCTCCGGCGGTTTCTGCGAATTAAGCCGGTGCGCGTCGTGCCCGGCGGCTCCGACCGCGCGGAGCGGGCGGCGCCCGGGGCTCGGCGCCCGGCGGGGTCCCCGTGCCCGGCGGGGTCCCCAGCGGCTCCGGCTT harbors:
- the GOT1L1 gene encoding putative aspartate aminotransferase, cytoplasmic 2, producing MPTLSVFMDVPLAHKLEGSLLKTYKQDDCPDKLFLAYRACMTREGCPWVSVVVRKTQLQISQDPSLNYEYLPTMGMKSFIQASLELLFGKHSPAIMENRAGGVHTVGDNGAFQLGARFLRTWRRDANVVYIISSQPEPHGLVFQDMGFTVYECSVWDPKKLCMDPNILFSVVEQIPRGCVLVIGNIVDCKLTLSQWAKLMSALKSKQIFPFFDIPCQGLHNGDLEEDTRILRYFASGGFEFFCSQSLSRSFGIYDEGVSILVVVALNNQHLLCVLSQLMSFAQALWLNPPTRGARIITSILCNCALLEEWKQSLKEVVENIMLTKEKVKEKLRLLGTPGSWDHITEHNGTHGYLGLTSQQVEYMVKKKHIYLPKNGRINFTCINASNIDYITQGISEAVFFTRGQENSLPKEKKP